One part of the Senegalia massiliensis genome encodes these proteins:
- a CDS encoding pyruvate carboxylase, giving the protein MKKFKRVLVANRGEIAIRIFRACHELGIRTVAIYSHEDRKSLFRTKADESYLIGKNKGPIEAYLDIDEIINLAKNKGVDAIHPGYGFLSENPEFVRKCNEANIEFIGPTEDMMKQVGDKISSKIVAKEVGVPTIPGIEKPINSEKELLKFADHCGYPVMLKAAAGGGGRGMRIVRDEDELISSFQSAKNEAKKAFGIDSIFIEKYLENPKHIEVQILGDKSGNIVHLFERDCSIQRRHQKIIEFTPAFSLSDEKRKAICEDAIKIGKSVNYRNAGTVEFLVDNKGNHYFIEMNPRIQVEHTITEMVTGIDIVQSQILIAEGYSLDSSRINLPNQESVDVRGYSIQCRITTEDPKNNFAPDTGKIDVYRSANGFGIRLDGGNGYTGSVISPYYDSLLVKTISYSRTFEDAARKAVRSIREFAIKGIKTNSAFLINILMHETFLNGECDTNFLDSHPEIFDIKPTRDKELKLLKFLGEKIVNEVKGDKKDFDVPMVPKLERIDNLKGTKQILDNNGSEGLVNWIKDQNKLLVTETTMRDAQQSLMATRLRTVDMTKIANDTSILGKDLFSLEMWGGATFDVSYRFLKESPWKRLIELRKKVPNILFQMLLRGANGVGYANYPDNVIREFIKESANAGIDLFRIFDSLNWLDGMKVAIDEVLKTGKIAEASICYTGDILDKKRTKYDLDYYIKLAKEIEKTGAHILAIKDMSSLLKPYAAFELITELKKEVSMPIHLHTHDTSGNGVATLIMAAEAGVDIVDTAFNSMSGLTSQPALNSVVAALENTNRDTGICLDDIQKLDDYWSAVRPVYGNFESELKSGTAEIYKYEIPGGQYSNLKPQVESFGLGHRFTEVKEMFKKANEMMGDIVKVTPSSKMIGDLAIFMVRNDLTPENIYDKAKGMSFPDSVDSYFKGMMGQPKGGFPEKLKKLVLKDKESIDCRPGELLPPVDFEEIEKHLKENFRIEPTKRQLLSYALYPKVFSEYLKYIKDEGDFSRMGSDIYFHGLTVGETSEIEIEEGKILVVKLIQIGKLDNEGYRILSFEVNGNVREIKIKDKASNIIANEIFTQMADADNPLEVGASIPGTIYKVLVEEGQEVKINEPLIIIEAMKMETIINSPSKGIVGSILVKEQEQVKNGELLIKLK; this is encoded by the coding sequence ATGAAAAAATTTAAAAGAGTTTTAGTTGCCAATAGAGGAGAAATTGCTATTCGTATATTTCGAGCATGTCATGAATTAGGTATTAGGACAGTAGCAATATATTCTCATGAAGACAGAAAGAGCTTATTCCGTACAAAAGCTGATGAATCCTACTTGATTGGGAAAAATAAAGGCCCTATTGAAGCATATTTAGATATTGATGAGATTATAAATCTTGCAAAAAATAAAGGGGTAGATGCAATACACCCTGGTTATGGGTTTTTATCAGAAAACCCTGAGTTTGTAAGAAAGTGTAATGAGGCTAATATAGAATTTATTGGACCAACTGAGGATATGATGAAACAAGTAGGAGATAAAATATCTTCAAAAATTGTAGCTAAAGAAGTTGGAGTTCCTACAATACCAGGGATAGAAAAACCTATTAATTCAGAAAAAGAATTATTAAAATTTGCAGACCACTGTGGATATCCTGTTATGCTAAAAGCAGCTGCTGGTGGTGGAGGACGCGGAATGCGTATTGTTAGAGATGAAGATGAATTAATTTCTTCATTCCAAAGTGCAAAAAATGAAGCTAAAAAAGCATTTGGTATAGATAGTATTTTTATTGAAAAATATCTTGAAAATCCAAAACATATAGAAGTTCAAATATTAGGAGATAAATCTGGCAATATAGTTCATCTTTTTGAGAGAGATTGTTCTATACAAAGACGACATCAAAAAATCATAGAGTTTACTCCAGCTTTTTCACTTTCAGATGAAAAAAGAAAAGCTATATGCGAGGATGCAATAAAGATAGGAAAATCTGTAAATTATAGAAATGCAGGAACAGTTGAATTTTTAGTTGATAACAAAGGCAATCATTACTTTATAGAGATGAATCCAAGAATTCAAGTAGAACATACAATTACAGAAATGGTAACAGGTATAGATATTGTTCAATCTCAAATATTGATTGCAGAAGGATATAGTCTAGATTCATCTAGGATTAATTTACCAAATCAAGAGAGTGTTGATGTACGTGGATATTCTATTCAGTGCCGTATAACAACAGAAGATCCTAAAAATAATTTTGCGCCAGATACAGGTAAAATTGATGTTTATCGTTCAGCAAATGGGTTTGGTATTAGATTAGATGGAGGAAATGGGTATACTGGATCAGTAATTAGCCCTTATTATGACAGCCTTTTAGTTAAAACTATATCTTATTCTAGAACATTTGAAGATGCTGCAAGAAAAGCTGTAAGATCAATTAGAGAATTTGCTATTAAAGGTATAAAGACCAATTCAGCTTTTTTAATTAATATACTAATGCATGAAACTTTTTTAAATGGAGAATGTGATACGAATTTTCTAGATAGTCATCCTGAAATCTTTGATATTAAACCTACAAGAGATAAAGAATTAAAATTATTGAAGTTTTTAGGGGAAAAAATAGTTAATGAAGTTAAAGGAGATAAAAAGGATTTTGATGTTCCTATGGTTCCTAAGTTAGAAAGAATAGATAATTTAAAAGGAACTAAACAGATATTAGATAATAATGGATCAGAAGGACTTGTAAATTGGATTAAAGATCAAAATAAATTACTAGTAACTGAAACTACTATGAGAGATGCTCAACAATCTCTTATGGCTACTCGCCTTAGAACAGTTGACATGACAAAGATTGCAAATGATACATCAATACTTGGAAAAGATTTATTTTCTTTAGAAATGTGGGGAGGAGCTACATTTGATGTATCTTATAGATTTTTAAAGGAAAGTCCTTGGAAAAGACTAATAGAACTTAGAAAAAAAGTTCCAAATATTTTATTCCAAATGTTACTTAGAGGAGCAAATGGAGTAGGCTATGCAAACTATCCTGATAATGTAATTAGAGAATTTATAAAAGAATCAGCAAATGCAGGAATTGATTTATTTAGAATATTTGACTCATTAAACTGGCTAGATGGAATGAAAGTTGCTATAGATGAAGTTTTAAAAACTGGTAAAATAGCAGAAGCTTCTATTTGTTATACTGGAGATATATTAGATAAAAAGAGAACTAAATATGATTTGGATTATTATATAAAATTAGCTAAAGAAATTGAAAAAACAGGCGCTCATATTTTAGCTATCAAAGATATGTCATCCTTATTAAAACCTTATGCTGCTTTTGAATTAATTACAGAGCTTAAAAAAGAAGTATCTATGCCTATTCATTTACACACTCATGATACTAGTGGAAATGGAGTAGCTACCCTTATAATGGCTGCAGAAGCAGGGGTAGATATTGTAGATACAGCATTTAATAGTATGTCAGGCCTTACTAGTCAACCAGCTTTAAACTCTGTAGTAGCAGCTCTCGAAAATACTAATAGAGATACTGGTATCTGTCTAGATGATATTCAAAAACTTGATGACTACTGGAGTGCAGTAAGACCTGTATATGGGAATTTTGAATCTGAATTGAAATCAGGTACAGCTGAAATATATAAATATGAAATACCAGGTGGACAATACTCAAATTTAAAACCACAAGTTGAAAGTTTTGGGCTTGGTCATAGATTTACAGAAGTTAAAGAAATGTTTAAAAAGGCAAATGAAATGATGGGTGATATTGTAAAAGTAACTCCTTCTTCTAAAATGATAGGAGATTTAGCTATATTTATGGTAAGAAATGATTTAACGCCTGAAAATATCTATGATAAAGCAAAAGGAATGAGTTTCCCTGATTCTGTAGATAGCTACTTTAAAGGTATGATGGGTCAACCAAAAGGTGGATTTCCTGAAAAGCTTAAAAAACTTGTTTTAAAAGATAAAGAATCTATTGACTGTAGACCAGGAGAATTATTACCACCAGTAGATTTTGAAGAGATAGAGAAACATTTAAAAGAAAATTTCAGAATAGAACCTACTAAAAGACAACTTTTAAGCTATGCATTATATCCAAAAGTTTTTAGCGAGTATTTAAAATATATAAAAGATGAAGGTGACTTTAGCAGAATGGGAAGTGATATATATTTCCATGGTCTAACTGTAGGAGAGACTTCAGAAATAGAAATAGAAGAAGGTAAAATACTAGTAGTTAAACTTATTCAAATTGGCAAGTTAGATAATGAAGGTTATAGAATTTTATCATTTGAAGTCAATGGAAATGTAAGAGAAATAAAAATTAAAGATAAGGCAAGTAATATAATTGCAAATGAAATATTTACTCAAATGGCAGATGCTGATAATCCACTAGAAGTTGGTGCTAGTATTCCAGGGACTATTTATAAGGTACTTGTAGAGGAAGGACAGGAAGTTAAAATAAACGAACCTCTAATTATCATTGAAGCTATGAAAATGGAAACAATCATAAATTCTCCATCGAAAGGAATAGTAGGTTCAATTTTAGTTAAAGAACAAGAGCAAGTTAAAAATGGAGAACTCTTAATAAAACTTAAATAA
- the arcC gene encoding carbamate kinase, translating into MSRIVIALGGNALGKTPEEQLELVKDTAKPIVDLIEDGNEVIIAHGNGPQVGMINLAMEVASSEDDAVPSMPFPECGAMSQGYIGYHLQNAIGEELKKRNTKKPVATIVTQVVVDKDDEAFKHPSKPIGSFYTEEECEILRKEKGYDMVEDSGRGYRRVVASPKPVDVVEKETVKALIDSGQVVITVGGGGIPVVEEGNSLKGVPAVIDKDFASEKLAEIVDADYLFILTAVDRVSINFGKPDQLDLESMSIKEAKKYIEEKHFAPGSMLPKVEAAMKFAESKMGRTTIIASLERAKEALKGESGTKVYKSE; encoded by the coding sequence ATGAGTAGAATAGTAATTGCATTAGGCGGTAATGCCTTAGGAAAAACACCAGAAGAACAGTTAGAATTGGTAAAAGATACAGCAAAGCCAATAGTTGATCTTATAGAAGATGGAAATGAAGTAATAATAGCACATGGTAATGGTCCACAAGTTGGTATGATTAACTTAGCAATGGAAGTTGCTTCAAGTGAAGATGATGCTGTTCCTTCAATGCCGTTCCCAGAATGTGGAGCTATGAGTCAAGGATATATAGGATATCACCTTCAAAATGCAATAGGTGAAGAATTAAAAAAGAGAAATACTAAAAAACCTGTAGCTACAATAGTAACTCAAGTTGTAGTAGATAAAGATGATGAAGCTTTTAAACATCCTTCTAAGCCAATAGGAAGTTTCTACACTGAAGAAGAGTGTGAAATTCTTAGAAAAGAAAAAGGTTATGATATGGTAGAGGATTCAGGAAGAGGATATAGAAGAGTAGTTGCTTCTCCAAAACCTGTAGATGTAGTAGAAAAAGAAACTGTAAAAGCTTTAATAGATAGCGGTCAAGTAGTAATCACTGTTGGTGGTGGTGGAATACCAGTAGTTGAAGAAGGAAATTCTTTAAAAGGTGTACCAGCAGTAATTGATAAAGACTTTGCCAGTGAAAAATTAGCTGAAATAGTAGATGCTGATTATCTATTTATCCTTACAGCAGTAGATAGAGTTTCAATTAACTTTGGTAAACCAGATCAATTAGACTTAGAATCAATGAGCATAAAAGAAGCTAAAAAATATATAGAAGAAAAGCATTTTGCACCAGGAAGTATGTTACCAAAAGTTGAAGCTGCTATGAAATTTGCAGAATCAAAAATGGGTAGAACTACTATAATAGCTTCACTTGAAAGAGCTAAAGAAGCTTTAAAAGGTGAAAGTGGTACTAAAGTATATAAATCAGAATAA